A window of Balearica regulorum gibbericeps isolate bBalReg1 chromosome Z, bBalReg1.pri, whole genome shotgun sequence contains these coding sequences:
- the LOC142599550 gene encoding uncharacterized protein LOC142599550, translating into MESMATELEDRCPICLGSWEEPSFVMPCLHRFCYPCILRWAERKPECPLCKRGIRSIFHSVRADDDYVEHVVTPPVTPPAVVRQAGGAPRHPAAHHLHHPGAPHRWAAEGLPRHPVGGLQTPNWMSGLRNNSTLIQILQPLVQREQERMFATLMGTPNNRRLERELLGRMRGVSHQNRTAPLVRQRTCVAVQGRSGEAHRHLGRQDACAAGGREGSPAGAPGPAASQGGFLTPSPAPSGSPLRPSTEELPSTSSAAGGGSPSSQPSAPVAIPAEQEEPQEEPGQAVPGPSTSSRGSEGSPEGPRRPPKRRAGRSDTSPANKRPAPRR; encoded by the coding sequence ATGGAGAGCATGGCCACGGAGCTGGAGGACCGCTGCCCCATCTGCctgggcagctgggaggagcCCAGCTTCGTGATGCCATGCCTCCACCGCTTCTGCTACCCCTGCATCCTGCGGTGGGCTGAGCGCAAGCCCGAGTGCCCCCTCTGCAAGAGGGGAATCCGCTCCATCTTCCACTCGGTGCGGGCGGACGATGACTACGTGGAGCACGTCGTCACACCACCCGTGACTCCACCAGCCGTCGTCcgccaggcaggaggagctccCAGGCACCCAGCCGCCCACCACCTCCATCACCCTGGAGCACCCCACCGGTGGGCTGCAGAAGGGCTGCCCAGGCATCCTGTGGGTGGCCTCCAGACCCCAAACTGGATGAGCGGTTTGCGCAACAACTCCACGCTCATCCAgatcctgcagcccctggtccAACGGGAGCAGGAGAGGATGTTTGCCACCCTCATGGGCACCCCAAACAACCGCAGGCTGGAGAGAGAGCTGCTGGGCCGGATGCGGGGGGTCTCCCACCAAAACCGCACGGCGCCACTGGTGCGGCAGCGTACATGTGTTGCCGTGCAAGGGCGCAGCGGAGAGGCCCACCGTCATCTGGGACGGCAGGACGCCTGTGCTGCCGGGGGGCGGGAGGGCAGCCCTGCGGGTGCCCCGGGCCCCGCTGCCTCCCAAGGAGGGTTTctcacccccagcccagccccctCCGGCAGCCCTCTGAGACCCAGCACGGAGGAGCTGCCCAGCACCTCGTCCGCTGCCGGTGGTGGGAgtcccagcagccagccctctgctcccgTTGCCATCCCCGCGGAGCAAGAGGAGCCCCAGGaggagccagggcaggctgTGCCTGGGCCCTCCACTTCCAGCCGGGGCAGCGAAGGCTCCCCTGAAGGGCCACGGCGACCCCCAAAGAGGAGGGCCGGCAGGTCCGACACCTCTCCAGCCAACAAGAGGCCAGCACCGCGGCGGTGA